TTGACTTGTTGTTTAGGATAATTGAGCCTTAACTTGACCCGCCAACCCATGAGTCGACCTGATTATCATccttatatattttctacaaaaggaaatgaaaatcaTCACCCTTATGTCCCTCTTTCCTTGACCTTCACGACCAAATTATCAAATTTCTgctttttttataaattaaagATTTTAAATCCAAGATCTCTCATTTACAATTTTTTCAACCTTAACACTCAatccaacccccccccccccggcctATTTCTCTTTCCCCTTCTCCCCATTCTTTACCCAACACCCTCCTCGAAGTCTTGGTGTTCACTTACCTTCGCAACTACAAACGGTTGGTGTTTGCTAACCCCGCTCCCATCCCCTCTCCTTGTGGCCCTCTGCCTTCATCCCTCCTCTCCATCTTCGTTAATATAATTGGGTAATTTGCTTCTTTTGCTCCCCTTTTTTGTCTTTTAGTGATTTTATGGGCTGATAAAATTGGATATACTTGTGTTATCTGTATTGTTGCTCTGTTAGTCGTTTTTTCCCAGTTAAATTGGCGATATTATTTGCAGCATCAAGTCGTGTTGAAGAGTCTATTGGACCAAAGTTTGGACGTCGGAATGAGTGGCTTGAGGCAGTTGCCATGGGAAGGCTTCAAGAGTGAATGCAAAGTGAGAGAAGGCTTTGGGCCATAACACAACATAAGGGTGAATTGTGTTTTGGCTCCACATTTTCAATGAGGAAGCCCTGGCTGGTGGTCAAAAAAGGACAATGAGTCCAGCCATTTTAGCATTTTCTTACACTTGCATATTTTTGTAAATGTAgaattattaaaaagaaaataatattgaAATTTATATTTGAGTTTTGTTGTGAAAGTTGGCATATTCATTATTTTGGTTTTGTCTTTGAGATTGTTACATCCATTAATATGTGTCAATTTTTTTCAACTATTGCCTACAACAATTGCATGCTATCTTTATTGCGGAATATATTTAGCATTTTGgggaaaattttttcctttgataaAGTGCTTTGATAACTAAAAATGTTTTGAGTATAACAAAAGATGTTTAGTATGTTGATTAGGTGTTTTAAACTTTAATAAGTGGGATAAGCTAGTATTTAGTTTCAATCCTACATTGTCAAACTTTTCTTTGCCGTTTTATCTCCACACTTTTTCATACTAAATCCATAGTATTTGTTAGACATAGGTGCCCTTAgcttttaaatattaaatcaaaactttttataacaatttttttctaaagaaaaacATTCACACCCCAATCTTAATGTAAGTTTTATATAcaaattcccttttcttgcttattttttttaaacctttttTTACCACTTACACATAATCAAAAGCTGAATATCAGTATGAAATAAATATGAATGTTATTCCACCTTGAAAAATGCTTAGATTTTGATTTTATGAAATTGAAATATGTAGATATTGCTATTTACATCGCTTTTAGTAATTGAAAATTCTTCGACTGctaaattaatttttagattataaataataaattaataTTCTTATGCAGTTGTCAAATATTTGAAGATATTATCTAACAAAAGTGCAAACATTGACCTTTTTGAATCAAAATTTCCTTATATAAGAGAGAAAGCCCAAAGTTTCTGAACCTTCTGGTCATTTGGTTCTTCCTATTGCCTTTGGCCCAGTAAGCTCTCTGTTTTCCagctttttcttattttgaagctaaaGAACTAATTGACTTAGGTTATGTTTGACGCTTTTATTTGCGTACTTGAGGAATCAGATTTACTGGGacaattttttccttcttcgttttctcctctttttttttgtgaactAGCAAAATAGTTTTCTTTTGGTACTTCCTTGTGTTTGATTTCTGCCAAATTACTCTATAAGTTGAtccttttatttaatttttttttggggggaaaGTGAGTTGATCGTTTTATGATTTTGAGACTACTGTGCAGGAATTGCAGCCACTGCAACCCACTTTCTTTGCCTGGGTTTTGCCATTTAAGAGCCTCTATCTCTCTGGTGAAattttttctataatttttttcGAACTGAAAATTACTTTGCCAAGATATATTTTGCACTGGGCATCACAAAATGTCTTCAAATGGTAGGTCTAGCTCTTAACTATAGCCAAATAATGAAGTGTTAGCAGCAACattaacagaaaaaaaaaagtagttctAGTTAGCTTGCAATTTCTTCAACCATAATAGAAATTATTTCTTATTATGGATAGAAGAtacatgtttcttttttttaatatgttgTGGATCTATTTGTTTGTATTTTCCTTCTAATTGCTGTAAATTTCGGCCGTGCATATGGGTGgataccttttttttctttgctcaGGTTTTTGTAAAAGTTATAATTGACGAGATTTTTTTAATTGGGTTTCTATTTCATAGCATCACGAATAACATTCAACTTGGtatgatttttttaaatttgatttttttttacaattattacaaaatttcaatttgaaatAGATAAAAATTTGGTTCTACAGGCGATTCTTTGTGGGGTGGAAAATATGTGAGCCAACCAAATGTAGTACTACTTTTCTGAATTacatccttttttttctttaacatGGACGGTGACTTTTTTCACCattttttcttggcaatatttaGAAGAAGCACTTTactttattttctaggtttcccTTGACAACCATAACTTATTTTTGAATCTCTAACGAATATTTATTTTCAgatgttaaatattaaatagtACCTATGGCTTCACTTAGTCTAGTTAGGCCCACCTTTTGATAGATTAGAATATAAGTAGGAATGGTGTAGAAGTTGCCGATTGACAGAATAAAAGTCACTGTTTACCCCTTCGAGCTAGTTGGTAATCACATTTTAATCCCCAAAATAATGGATGATGTACTTTTTAACACTGTAAAAGAATCTaaaatttgtttctttcaatttttcccTCAAAATGATTCCTGATGAACGGCAACTTCTGTAATCATTGGCAAAACCTATACAAATAGTCAAAGCAgcaaaaatctggaattttagcTATAACCTCAACATTCTTTAACCAACATGTATAGCATAAACTACAACTTCAGAACTAAAACTCTACAGACAATTCCAATAATAACCAGCAGCCCTTACTTCTTTCATTGATTTAGTAATGATCCCCTAAGAACATGGCCTAATTTTGAGTAATAGAGTGTTCGATAGAGTTTACCCTAGTTTCTAGAGATGCATCTCCTTAATTGAtcctatttattttttcttttgttattccTTTATACCTCGTAACACCTGAGCATTGTTTTTGGCCATGCATCACTGCAACATTGGCAGTTCAGCCATTAAATCACTTTGGTTAATGGTGTTGATAAATTAGTTAACATCTGATCTTAAGGAGGACAAGATTGTATATATTTTTCGTTCAAGGGGACAAAGTGTGATCATACACCCTACTCAAAAGGAACAAAATATTATTAACTCCTATTAAAACTAGAAATAAAAAGTCACAGGTTCGAGAGTggacaaattgaaatattataaaTTCTTCGGTGACTTCTTTTAGACGAATAAAAAATGTGCCTACCACAGTTATGAACAAAAGGTATGAATTTGCCACTTTTGTGCGGAATATGAATAGCTTTTCAAACATATTCTTGATTACATTGAGTTGTCACGCGATTTGTTTTGTACATTTATATGTAGCAAGTGCTCAAATATTTTTGACATCTGTATGCATATTTCCGGTGTTTATTATAAAAAATCAATGGCAAGTTCGATACTTCCACTTTCCTACTCCTCCCCGATCAATCCCATACCCAATCAAAGCATGTAGTACTAGCAATATATGCCCGTATACATGAGCCATGTCTTATCCGCATCGTTGACTGTTTACCCTCCGACATGCATACAAAACGATTTGAATAATGCCACTAGAATATCTAATATAAATTCCGAAACAGGAAATCCAAGTTGTGATAAGTTCGATATTGCAGCTAGGCAGCGAAGGAAAGAAGCACTGGACACCAACACATTGATGAAATGGTAGTTATTGCCACTAGTGCTAAACTGGAGAAAGATCGAGATATAAATCCACAACAAGCAAGTTCTCAGCTGCATTTTGTCTAGGAAAGCTCATGATGTGAGATTGGCAACCTTGGTGGAGGACATTTATCAATTAAGTTTGTTGTTTTAAATGTGCTCCTTTTGTTTAGTAAGAAAGGAATATAATCATATTAGTGTTAGAATTAGCTCATATGCCATAAGCATAATCGAAAATGAGGATGTTCAGATTCCTCATTGTCAAATAACACTGCTTGTATAGATCAATCGAGCGTTTGTTCGCAAATGTAAAGTTTTGATAATCTATAAAATCACTTGTCGTTtcgaaaaaaaagagataagTTTGATATTGCAATCATAATTATCTTCAACCGCCAACTCAATCATGGGGTCGACAAATTTCCATGCATACTTTATCTCTCCCTCTTCGAGAACCATGTCACGTAaatttccatataaatggagaAGAGGATGCTCCAGCTTCCTCACCCTTCTCATtgttttcaaaccaaatcttgAGTTCATAAACCAAGTTGtgtgaggaaaacaaaaatggatTCCAAGGCAATTCTCTTCCTATGCCTTCTGCCTGTAGTTCTGGTGATTGCTTCAGAGGTCACAGCCAGGGAGATGCATAACATACAATATAGAAGTTTTTGCATAACATAATTTACtctagatgattttttttttcctgctaGAATGCAAGCACTAACTAATAATTCTGCCCGATCCCGTGACCATTTGCAGCCAATGCTGCAGAGAAGCGTATTAATGGTCTGGAAGAATCCAAGTATCCTGGTGGTGGATATGGAGGGTACCCTGGTGGTGGATATAGGGGTTACCCCGGTGGTGGTTCTGGTGGCGGTCGTGGTGGTTATGGTGGTGGCTGCGGTGGTTATGGTGGTGGTGGATACTGCCGCTATAGTTGCTGTGGCCGAGGTTATTATGCTGGTGAGTCTGTGGATGCTGAGCCTGAAACCGAACCACAAAACTAATAGCCAGGCCTTATGGATCATGATGCTTAAATGCCGCTGGTGCAAATTAAGAGGCTAAAAGTACTAAAATTATGTATTATGTGATAAAAATAAGAGCTTAATCAGTGGTATTCTTTTGACCATCAGGTGAATTACTGCAGATTATGATGTACATTTTTCTACTTCCAAGATGTGAAAATGAAATCTTATGtgtctttcaagtttcaacagCCAGCACTTCTGCTTGATTATACTGGCTTCATTGTGTATGGTATACCCAAATTGTTCAAGCGTATTTgctgaaaaaaattttaacacaTTGAGGTTTCAACAAGAGATTCCCAAAAGCTAAATTGTCTTGAGTCTTGACTCCTTTCAGACAGGAAAAAGAAATGGCAAAATAGGTAAAGCTCGGTTTATGATCATTTACGAGTAGATCTGGAAACAGTTTTGTGCAACAAAGTTCAAGCAAAGAACAAAGTTATGTCCTTTGAATTTATATACTATATTGTGGTATTAAAGTTTATGAAATTAGATAGCCATGTTAATGATGTTGGAAAACGACATCTTACAATCAATTACAGAACAAGTTTTAATTGTACTGATCCAATCAATTCAGTGTACTGATCCAAAACATGATAAGTGAAAACCTCCTCATGCACAAGTTTTACACGTCCTCGAGTCTCAAATTCAGTGTGTCTTAATTTTTCTGTATAGTAGACAATAGCGCAATGTTGAATCTCTCGTAGTCAATTAGTCAACTAGATTTCTGACCTTCTCGTGAAACTAGTTAAATAGACAAATTCAGATTGAGCTTTTGACATGATTTTTGAATGGTTAGATTAAACAGTTTTTGGTTTTATCATTTCTTTTTAGGTGGTATACCATATTTGATAGACAGGTGATCGTAAGGgctctttttctagttttagTCAAATATGCAACATTAATGGATAGAGAGTGAGTTTGTAAAATCTATTATAAACAAAAATCTGGATTAGACacttacccccccccccccccccccaaatctGGATTAGATACCcaaaattgtaatttttttttttaacaaaaaaaccCCACTTTGATGATGGTTAACTGATCTACAGATGAACCAACCAAAATTAGCCTTGAATTTGTTGTATTTTTTGAACTACTGAGTTTACGCATTTTTAGTGCAAAGCCACTAAAATGACTTCATATAGCATGAGATTAATTTTGCCATTAAATCAAAGGTCACATAGAAGAAATATTGAACTAGCAAATACATACAGTGCATATTACATCACTTCTCAAGCTCTTCTTTGTATTTCATCACGCTGAGCCTGTTTAAGCATTCGTTACAGTGCTCGAAACTGGCTTTATTAGTTGTAAAGCTGCACTTAAAGCAACAATATCCACCATAACCACCACGGCCACGACCAAGGTACCCTGCATAATTACTCCAAGAATATCCCCCATAACCTCCTCCTAGATAGCCTCCGTATCCACCACCAGGGTACCCTCCATAGCTGGTACTTGGCTTCTTCTACGCCATTTGTCTCAACTGTCTTGGCtgcattgaaaataataatgtgTGCATCTTTATTAGTAGTTTAATCTTGGTATGAttgataattttgaattttggccTAATTTGTGTACATGCTTTTAGTTTAATGAATACTAAACTATGTACCATGCAAATTTAGTAACTTTACAATTACCATTAAAATGGTACACCACCAACTAATAGGTAGTTTCATCATAGCCAACCATAATTTACTAAACACTAACCAGTGTCCCCCGAGTCCCATTTGAGAAGGGCTATGCTTACAAATTAATTAAGGTgtatttaaactttaaactgaGCCTCAGCTATGCTTCAAAATACTCCAAATCTTTACATgtacaataatttttttgtcaATGGGCAACATCTACACCCGGCTGCTACTGTTACTTCTATACTAGAGGTGGGCTGAATTGGGCCATGGGGCGGCTCAATCGCTTTACTTGTACAGCTAAAATtagtatattttataaaatctgtaATGTGAAATTTAGTGGTCCTAAAAGAAAAGGACGAAATTAGATTAGAGAACTAATTTCTCATAATTGTCAACTGAGTGAAAGTCTTAACCAATTCCCTATAGCAGCCGTTTCTGAGGTAATCATCAGACTATAGCCATggaaatacaaaagaaaataagtttCTTGGAGCCCATTTTAATATGCTCAAGGTATTTCAAGTattgaaatttgatttttgattggtAAGAAAGCTGGCGTACATTGGTCACGGTTTATAGTTAAATCTCTGCAGAATTGCCGTCAAAAGGGTAGTTGCGTCAGCCAACTATGTAGTTGGGCATTAGAAAGCAGtttgaaaaccggaccggaccggccggttcgaccagTTGAACTGCGAACTGGCCATGACACCGGTCCGATTCCATGTTGGTGTTGACTTTGTCAGAAAACCGGTCAAATCCGGTCAAAATCGTGAAAACCACTGAACCAGATTGAACCGGCTTTCaagtttcccttttctttttttttttttttttttaaagtcttGCAAAATGCTTCTATCAAGAtttgaactcaagacctttgtaatacaaaaccaatgtagtaaccattgcaccatcacatcttatttgttttttttgataacttatatatatatatataagaaacatctatatttttttttttccatttttcttacaaagtCTCATTCTTTCATGACTCattctttttaatcttcaacacacacacacacactctctctctcccccctcttttttttttgtcactccctttttaatcaaatgatagggtgttaattgttagcaattttattgttaatttcccctgttatccttgccaaatattgttttaattattaatatttacttatatttggtattggacccaatttcaggagtgaagcagaaaattaccaaaaaggagggacttgtatggaaaaatgcagatttctaagggcttcaatccttgggcccttgaattggtgggggaccacaagctagtgaaaggcatttggtcatttgggcttcaaagaaagcaacgtagagagacttggaacaagaagtacttgggaagctttgtccacatgtgtggggaccacctagatagcttttagtcatctttcttttgttgctttaaaaGGGGGACAACGTACAGAAGCAAGAGATATCTAGggctttagttttagttttttagtttagttctagttttctttctttggactggcctctgacacacgccaggtattcgacaatattccccaacggggagagtttctcatgaggcgtggttaagcttttctagtcaaggggacaactgacgatttggttcgacaattactgtgagatcgaatctgttttaattattttcttcatttattggtatttatatgttccttgattttaattgctatggccttgtgtatgattgattagtgcgcaataattaattattcatataggctatttttgctaaataggggtaattgaatccgtaattgttcgttatctctacctcagtagcaactggcgtaattgggtttatgtcaggggagcatatgatctaatttaaacaaaccctcgtagcgtgtttgttggttaggattgggcctttctaattattaatacaatctagaaattaaatcctacggtcgtacctagggttatttttgggttagagaaatagctaacggtcgtaccttagctatcgagaaattaaggaagggttggttgtttatcgcgtgcatgacaactataactaatctattgctaaatgttggaattatttctgcatcaatgatcagtgcatgaaccatttctgatgtgtacccttggctagagtttacccaatcatttcttttaattaattattttctgcagttaatttatttagttaagcatttaatccaaaaccccccatactttggactctagaagaaacaaattatccccagtccctgtggattcgaccctactcactactatatacaaaatctgtatttttctcgagtaggtttttattattatacaggttcggcacctgtcaatttttggcgccgttgccggggactggcgctagttatttgtttctttttaagttcatcttgttttcattttttttttttatagtttatggctgctagcattccatattttgatgatagaccggactttgttcctgaatggggttatgagactcatgtttttcctaatgatcaatgggctgttgcaaattgtggaacttattttgactcaggttattcaactgacacatgccccgcatttcaagacaatctaagtgctccaattgatATTTTCGGAGATTTTCCACCCCAATATCAAATgcagtatgacccttattcaaacgggtatgatcaaggatggtgggataattccAGTTTTGATTATGCAACcgggccaatggattttcaacagcaagagtctcaacaaccatcGTCCCTGTCAGGGTACCAGCAGCAATACCAACCCCGACCACCTCCGCCCCCTCAATCTGGTTCATCTACGGAGGAGTTGCTGAAACAAATGATGACAATCATGGcgcaaaatcagcaaaggacggagGCAGTTATTATGCAAAATCAGCAAAAGACAGACTCCGAAATGCAGGACATAAGGAATCAGATAGGTCAATTGGCCACCAGAATGAACCGTTTGGAGTCCCAGAACCAAGGGAAGCTGCCATCTCAACCGGAGTTGAATCCGAAGAACGTGAGCGCAATGATCATAAGGAGTGGGAAAGAAATTCAAGGGCCTGAGCCTGTGATCCCTATGGACAAGGATGACGAGctgcaagattttcaagaagagagatgtacagatgcagttgaaaaagaagctgaaaatgaaaaaatgaaaccccaaccgcaacccattcaagtgaaagaatccagtggagaatcatcaaatgtggtgacaccacctccattccctaacccgcattttcttaactcttactccatgatttctgttaatgagattgattttgttataccgGAAGTTCTTGAGTCTCATGGCAGGAATGAGTTAAGAGTAGCTATggtcaaatatcttgaaccgtcGAAGgctcttgatggaggagtgGATGAAGAATTGCGATCAATGCTTGATTACTTGGCGCCATCAACTAGTTcatggaagaccgtagctcgtgtgctcaaAGATTACTCCATCTATGAGGGCTATCAGGACTATGTAGAGGATGAAGCAATGagacgagccacaagattttatcctccatgaacaaaacatgataatgtctagccaaagacattaaagaaaggcgctcattgggaggcaacccaattgtttcttttagttgtttgttgGTTTCGTGTCTTAGTTTAAATCtattttccttgaatttgactgattttgggtGTTAGTTTTCGTTTTTGCTGCTTTATAGGTGCCATTcagtcatgacgcgcccgcgtggtGACGAGCAGGAAGCTAACGATCAGAAACTtcaaacttctgggagctctctcgccctcatgacgtgcccgcgtggtgATATGCAGGAAGCTCACGACCtgaacttctgggagctctcttgccctcttgacgtgcccgcgtggtgACGTGCAGAGagctcacgatcagaaacttctgggagctctcttgctctcttgacgtgcccgcgtcacgttcgTGGGAAAGGtcaagattcaaaaaaaaaaaagagaaaaaaaaaaagaagaaaaatttttatttaaaaaagtcGAAATCaatttttcgaaaaaaaaaaggggaaatatTTCCGTGGCTCAAAGAGCCTCATaattggaagaaaagaaaagaaacgtttttgccaaaaacaaaaacaaaaaaaactatttttttttctttttctttctttctttcttctttttctttcttcctttcttttctttcttttctttccttttcttcttcttctctgccGTTCCCctgtttttcccttttccttcctGTCCTTCATTCGTCCGCCGCCGTCGCTAGCTCCTCCTCCAAGCCCGCGAGCCGCGTCTCTGTCCCTCCACCAGACGCCGCCGCCACCTGCAGCCCACAGTGACGCGCGCCGTCCATCCCGCAGCTCCGCCTCTTGTCCAACCCAACCTCCCTGGTTCCAGAATGATGTCGAGAGTCCATGGTGAAGCCACGAATGGCACCAGCTCCAGCTGTGAGTTGCCCCACAACTTCCACCTGAACCGCCCCTATTTTGATGacttcagggaagtaccgttgcccCTCTCATTCCTTCTGCTTTtacattatcacattgagggcaatgtgtcatttaggtgtgggggggagaTTAGTTGGAGTgctagtatttttgtttttagtttctaaaggcttttcctttgttttagtttgatatttatctcctttttcgtttattttcttttcttttttctttctagtGGTCAGTCTTcatatgaataccaagtttGATGCTGGATTGTTGTCTCTAATTCTGTTATTGCCAAGTTTATTAATAAAAAGGTATCAAGttgatgtggttgagttcaggaacatctctttggtgaatatcaataattgcttaacttttccaatttttggttaatttttctaggcatagggaatgattgttggcatttttcatgtgaattggtccagttaTTAATTGTAGTTCTCCATGTCTAgaaatttgaggctggctgctGTTATTCTTGTGTTGCTTTTAGATATCgtgttatatgatgtaaatAAGAATTGACTGTACTCCACTagtagttactactgagtaaccggggatcttcacctaaagtgtcgattctcgcgtcaaaaggtagtagttactatgagtgcgtggtcccgtagcgattggagctgagtaaccgggctcctccatctgtcaaatgttggagttcgcgtcaaaaggttctaagggctatagactaagtcttttgttattcaaaaaaaaaaaaagagaaaaggaaaagaaacaaaaacaaaacaaaaagaaaaaaataaaataaagattgtgttagtatgTGTATAAGTCAGCTTGCCTATTTGTGATCTTaatgtcgagattttggttaatagatGGACCATTTACTGATAAATAtgagcaaccattcctttttcttagattagtttgctttaaaattggaggagttggtaGTTTAGATGCTAACCGGGGTTatttttcttggatcttgaccTGTGTCGCTTGATATATGATTTTCTTGGTGTCTTGGCAATACGGTAGTTGGAGTAACCGCCATGGTCAAATTTGGGTGTTCAATTGTTGttcccatgcttgagggcaagcatgatttaggtgtggggggaattgatagggtgttaattgttagcaattttattgttaatttcccctgttatccttgccaaatattgttttaattattaatatttacttatatttggtattggacccaatttcaggagtgaagcagaaaattaccaaaaaggagggacttgtatggaaaaatgcagatttctaagggcttcaatccttgggcccttgaattggtgggggaccacaagctagtgaaaggcatttggtcatttgggcttcaaagaaagcaacgtagagagacttggaacaagaagtacttgggaagttttgtccacatgtgtggggaccacctagatagcttttagtcatctttcttttgttgctttaaaaGGGGGACAACGTACAGAAGCAAGAGATATCTAGggctttagttttagttttttagtttagttctagttttctttctttggactggcctctgacacacgccaggtattcgacaatattccccaacggggagagtttctcatgaggcgtggttaagcttttctagtcaaagggacaactgacgatttggttcgacaattactgtgagatcgaatctgttttaattattttcttcatttattggtatttatatgttccttgattttaattgctatggccttgtgtatgattgattagtgcgcaataattaattattcatataggctatttttgctaaataggggtaattgaatccgtaattgttcgttatctctacctcagtagcaactggcgtaattgggtttatgtcaggggagcatatgatctaattt
This Coffea arabica cultivar ET-39 chromosome 3e, Coffea Arabica ET-39 HiFi, whole genome shotgun sequence DNA region includes the following protein-coding sequences:
- the LOC113737333 gene encoding uncharacterized protein, with product MDSKAILFLCLLPVVLVIASEVTAREMHNIQYRTNAAEKRINGLEESKYPGGGYGGYPGGGYRGYPGGGSGGGRGGYGGGCGGYGGGGYCRYSCCGRGYYAGESVDAEPETEPQN